From a region of the Gemmatimonadales bacterium genome:
- the ruvX gene encoding Holliday junction resolvase RuvX, which produces MAVIPPSGRVMALDWGTSRIGVAISDETQLVATPLVTVRRRTGRRLPLRDLLDVIDRESPVGLVVGLPLDDNGLEGPAAIAARDMGGSVSARRPLPVEWIDESFTTADTLRTLRETGTGASLGVDASAAATMLQHWLNGRR; this is translated from the coding sequence ATGGCGGTGATTCCGCCGTCGGGTCGCGTCATGGCGCTCGACTGGGGAACCTCGCGCATCGGCGTCGCGATCAGCGACGAAACGCAGCTGGTCGCCACGCCGCTCGTGACGGTGCGCCGGCGGACCGGGCGCCGCCTGCCGCTCCGCGACCTCCTCGACGTCATCGATCGCGAATCACCGGTCGGGCTCGTCGTCGGGTTGCCGCTCGATGACAACGGCCTCGAAGGCCCCGCGGCGATCGCCGCGCGCGACATGGGGGGCTCCGTGAGCGCGCGCCGGCCACTTCCCGTTGAGTGGATCGACGAAAGCTTCACCACGGCCGACACGCTGCGCACATTGCGCGAGACCGGCACCGGGGCGTCGCTCGGCGTCGACGCGTCGGCCGCGGCGACGATGCTGCAGCACTGGCTGAACGGACGCAGGTGA
- the rho gene encoding transcription termination factor Rho: MDIAELKQKSVAELHALAAELNITNYSGLRKQDLIFRIEQSLLDKDTVIRGEGVLEILPEGYGFLRSQDWNYLYGPDDIYVSPSQIKRFDLRTGDTIMGQVRPPKEGERYLALLKVESVNYEEPDKTKSRIAFDNLKPRYPDQRIRLERKNNDLSMRVVDLMSPIGKGQRGLIVAQPKAGKTILLQKLANAITENHPECYLIVLLIDERPEEVTDMQENVAAEVIASTFDEPADRHVQVADMVIEKARRLVEHGRDVIILLDSITRLARAHNVVVPHSGKILSGGVDANALQKPKRFFGAARNIEGGGSLTIVATALIDTGSRMDEVIFEEFKGTGNMELVLDRRLADRRVFPAIDINKSGTRKEELLLDKDELNRVYLLRNFLADMPVVEAMEFLLERMKRTKSNKEFFATMAQ; encoded by the coding sequence GTGGATATCGCTGAATTGAAGCAGAAGTCCGTGGCCGAATTGCATGCGCTCGCCGCGGAACTCAACATCACCAACTATTCCGGCCTCCGCAAGCAGGACCTGATCTTCCGCATCGAGCAATCGCTGCTCGACAAGGACACGGTCATCCGCGGCGAGGGCGTCCTCGAAATCCTCCCCGAAGGATATGGATTCCTTCGCTCGCAGGATTGGAATTACCTCTACGGTCCGGACGACATTTACGTCTCCCCGAGCCAGATCAAGCGGTTCGATCTGCGCACCGGCGACACCATCATGGGGCAAGTGCGGCCGCCGAAGGAGGGGGAACGGTACCTCGCCCTCCTCAAGGTGGAGAGCGTCAACTATGAAGAACCCGACAAGACCAAGTCGCGGATCGCATTCGATAACCTCAAGCCGCGGTACCCCGATCAGCGCATCCGGCTGGAGCGGAAGAACAACGACCTGTCGATGCGCGTCGTCGACCTCATGTCACCGATCGGCAAGGGACAGCGTGGCCTGATCGTGGCGCAGCCGAAGGCCGGCAAGACGATCCTCCTCCAGAAGCTCGCCAACGCCATCACCGAGAATCATCCGGAGTGCTACCTCATCGTCCTGCTGATCGACGAGCGCCCGGAAGAAGTCACCGACATGCAGGAGAACGTCGCCGCGGAAGTGATCGCGTCGACGTTCGACGAACCTGCCGATCGCCACGTCCAGGTCGCCGACATGGTGATCGAAAAGGCCCGGCGCCTGGTGGAGCATGGGCGCGACGTGATCATCCTCCTCGACTCGATCACCCGGCTCGCCCGCGCGCACAACGTCGTCGTGCCGCATTCGGGCAAGATCCTCTCCGGCGGTGTCGATGCCAACGCCCTGCAGAAGCCGAAGCGTTTCTTCGGTGCGGCGCGCAACATCGAGGGAGGCGGATCGCTGACGATCGTCGCCACGGCGCTGATCGACACCGGCTCCCGGATGGACGAAGTGATCTTCGAGGAGTTCAAGGGAACCGGCAACATGGAACTGGTCCTCGACCGCCGGCTCGCCGACCGCCGCGTCTTCCCGGCGATCGACATCAACAAGTCCGGCACACGCAAGGAAGAGCTGCTCCTCGACAAGGACGAGCTCAACCGCGTCTACCTGCTCCGCAACTTCCTGGCCGACATGCCGGTGGTCGAAGCCATGGAATTCCTGCTGGAGCGGATGAAGCGCACCAAGTCCAACAAGGAATTCTTCGCCACGATGGCGCAGTGA
- a CDS encoding class I SAM-dependent rRNA methyltransferase: MPWATVSSRGADRWVRGHPWIYRSDVVSSPDGAGIVAVRDARGTFLGQALCSPRSEIRLRLLDRSDAPIDGAWWRERFTRCRDARAGIDANAWRAVHAEGDGLPALVVDRYDRWLVVQLLSAALETVRDVIIEALGAVFEPDGILLRHDTPVRRLEGLSEEVEVAAGTVPERVEIREGNVRWLAAPWTGQKTGAFLDQRENRILAATTVPNGGTALDCFAYHGSFALHLAQRARSVTALDVSADAIERGRENARLNHVDSIDWVVGDAFDLLPTWARAGRRFDLVVVDPPAFAKNRGHLEAALRGYHEINRRAMRLVAPGGYLLSASCSFHLSRPRFHEMIARAAAESGQRFVLERILGQSRDHPEVVTIPETGYLKGVLLRAN; this comes from the coding sequence GTGCCCTGGGCCACCGTTTCGTCGCGAGGGGCCGATCGATGGGTCCGCGGACATCCGTGGATCTATCGCAGCGACGTGGTCTCGTCGCCCGACGGCGCGGGCATTGTCGCCGTCCGCGACGCACGTGGGACGTTCCTCGGCCAGGCGCTCTGCTCGCCCCGATCGGAGATCCGCCTGCGCCTCCTCGATCGCAGCGATGCGCCAATCGACGGCGCGTGGTGGCGTGAGCGGTTCACCAGATGCCGCGACGCCCGCGCCGGAATCGACGCCAATGCGTGGCGAGCGGTTCACGCCGAAGGCGACGGACTCCCGGCGCTGGTGGTCGATCGCTACGACCGGTGGCTGGTGGTGCAGCTCCTCTCGGCCGCGCTCGAAACGGTGCGCGATGTGATCATCGAGGCACTCGGCGCAGTGTTCGAACCTGACGGCATCCTGTTGCGCCACGACACACCGGTTCGCCGCCTGGAGGGGTTGTCCGAAGAAGTGGAAGTCGCGGCGGGGACGGTGCCCGAACGCGTGGAGATTCGCGAGGGCAACGTCCGCTGGCTTGCCGCGCCGTGGACTGGCCAGAAGACCGGCGCGTTTCTCGATCAGCGGGAAAACCGGATACTTGCAGCGACCACCGTCCCCAACGGTGGGACCGCCCTCGATTGCTTCGCGTACCATGGTTCGTTCGCGCTGCACCTGGCGCAGCGGGCCCGGTCGGTCACGGCACTCGACGTCAGCGCCGACGCGATCGAGCGGGGCCGGGAGAATGCCCGCCTCAATCACGTCGATTCGATCGACTGGGTCGTGGGGGATGCCTTCGACCTCCTCCCGACCTGGGCTCGCGCCGGTCGCCGTTTCGACCTGGTGGTGGTCGATCCGCCGGCGTTCGCCAAGAACCGTGGTCATCTCGAGGCCGCGCTGCGCGGCTACCACGAGATCAACCGACGTGCGATGCGGCTGGTGGCACCCGGCGGCTATCTGCTCAGCGCCAGTTGCTCGTTCCATCTGTCGAGGCCGCGGTTCCACGAGATGATTGCCCGCGCGGCAGCGGAGAGCGGCCAGCGCTTCGTGCTCGAACGAATCCTGGGCCAGAGCCGCGACCATCCGGAGGTCGTGACGATTCCCGAGACGGGATATCTCAAGGGCGTCCTCCTCCGCGCCAATTGA
- the mltG gene encoding endolytic transglycosylase MltG — MRSRRVAVTTFAAALAACGGSKTAERVPIPPGSSLRAAADSLKAHGVIWSATLFRIRARWAHVDRSLKAGVYELPRHAPFTMVMHALAGGDAMHFRITLPKGGTLFDLARAAATTLNLPTDSVLAAARDSALLRQLGIDGPSAEGWLLPETFEFGQFDSARTVITRFAAARRASWDSGWDARARGEGMDRRELVTLASLVEAEAAGDSDRALIAAVYRNRLKLGMPLQADPAIEYGYLIKTGQRKGRLSEADYQFDSPWNTYLHPGLPPGPIDNPSRGAIEAVLDAPKVPYLYFVADGQGRSHFATSYQDHLRNVKRYLAPAAPH, encoded by the coding sequence GTGAGATCGCGTCGCGTCGCCGTGACGACCTTCGCCGCGGCGCTCGCCGCCTGCGGCGGATCGAAGACGGCCGAGCGGGTGCCGATCCCGCCAGGCTCCTCGCTGCGGGCCGCCGCCGATTCACTCAAGGCGCACGGCGTGATCTGGTCGGCAACCCTGTTCAGGATCCGGGCGCGGTGGGCACACGTGGATCGGTCGCTCAAGGCGGGCGTGTATGAACTGCCGCGCCACGCGCCGTTCACGATGGTGATGCACGCACTCGCCGGCGGTGACGCGATGCACTTCCGGATCACGCTCCCCAAAGGGGGCACCCTCTTCGATCTCGCCCGCGCCGCCGCGACCACGCTCAACCTCCCCACCGACAGCGTCCTCGCCGCCGCGCGCGATTCGGCGCTGCTGCGTCAGCTCGGCATCGACGGCCCGAGCGCCGAAGGGTGGCTCCTTCCCGAGACATTCGAATTCGGCCAGTTCGACAGTGCCCGAACCGTGATCACCCGCTTTGCCGCCGCGCGGCGCGCCAGCTGGGATTCGGGCTGGGATGCGCGAGCCCGTGGAGAGGGGATGGACCGGCGCGAGCTTGTCACGCTCGCAAGCCTGGTCGAGGCGGAGGCAGCCGGCGATTCCGATCGCGCGCTGATCGCGGCAGTGTATCGCAATCGCCTCAAGCTCGGGATGCCGTTGCAGGCCGATCCCGCCATCGAGTACGGATACCTGATCAAGACCGGGCAGCGGAAGGGTCGGCTGAGCGAAGCGGACTACCAGTTCGACTCGCCGTGGAATACCTACCTGCACCCCGGCCTGCCGCCGGGCCCGATCGACAATCCGTCACGCGGCGCGATCGAGGCGGTGCTCGATGCTCCCAAGGTCCCGTACCTGTATTTCGTCGCAGATGGACAGGGCCGGAGCCATTTCGCAACCAGCTACCAGGACCATCTCCGCAACGTGAAGCGCTACCTGGCGCCGGCCGCACCCCACTAA
- a CDS encoding thiamine phosphate synthase: MRDNLVAALRLMLVTDDRLLAGRDPVVVCAAAVTGGVTMVQLRLKLAADREIVAVGRRLLSALTVPLIVNDRVDLALAIGAAGVHLGPDDLAPALARRVVPRGFIIGASVGVDGEAARAAAADYWGIGPLRSTETKADAGAAIGFAGASKIREAAGTRPSVLIGNVQPNDVAAALDAGFAGVAVGSGILAHPEVTEGARRYAVELDRRR; this comes from the coding sequence ATGCGCGACAATCTAGTGGCCGCTCTTCGCCTGATGCTGGTGACCGATGACCGGTTGCTGGCCGGACGCGATCCGGTCGTCGTGTGCGCGGCTGCCGTGACCGGCGGCGTAACGATGGTGCAGCTGCGCCTCAAGCTCGCCGCCGACCGGGAAATCGTCGCCGTCGGACGGCGCCTTCTCTCGGCTCTCACCGTCCCGCTGATCGTCAACGACCGCGTAGACCTGGCCCTCGCCATCGGCGCGGCCGGCGTCCATCTCGGCCCCGATGATCTCGCACCTGCGCTCGCTCGCCGGGTCGTTCCCCGCGGCTTCATCATCGGCGCGTCGGTCGGCGTGGACGGAGAAGCCGCTCGCGCCGCCGCCGCCGACTACTGGGGGATCGGCCCGCTGCGATCAACCGAGACGAAGGCCGACGCCGGCGCCGCGATCGGTTTCGCCGGCGCCAGCAAGATCCGCGAGGCGGCGGGGACGCGGCCGTCGGTGTTGATCGGGAATGTTCAGCCGAATGATGTCGCGGCTGCGTTGGATGCAGGATTCGCCGGTGTCGCGGTCGGCAGCGGGATCCTCGCCCACCCGGAGGTGACGGAAGGTGCGCGGCGCTACGCGGTCGAACTCGACCGGCGGCGTTAG